TTTAAATCCTAAAACTAATTTCTACACAAATTTCCAGCTGCATTTAAGGACTTGGCCATGGGAAACATGGCTTCTGATCCTCAATTCTTTAAGGAACGCAACCAGTCTGCATGAAGCCTTTTTCGGACTCGTTTCGAGGGTTTCGAGTAGATCCTGGGGGCGAATCGATGGACTCAAGAGTGCACTAGACATCTCGGAAGTAAAAACACGTACCATTCCTCGGCGGGCAGGTATGTGTTGCAGATGACGCCATTCAGCAAGTGCAGAATTCCGGCCAGAAGGCCGAATCCACCGGCTATAAAGAACTTGTACTGGTACTCGTTGCCGCAGTGATCGAGCATGGACAGGAGCAGGACTAGGCTGGTGAAAGTGCACAGGACGCCGCTGGCCAGATTGAAGACGATCGCCTGTAAAGCaggcacacacatgtacacCACACCATTCAGTCGGTGGCCAGCGTATACCCACAATCGGATCGAGTCCAACGGTGAAGCAGCACACACGACACAGCACGAAGATCACGCTCTCCGCGGTGATGCCCGGCAGAAAGTAGACGTACATCAGCACGGAGCTGCGGAACTCGCCGGCCAGCACACAGTGCGCGTACAGCACCATCACCAGGTAGACCAGGGCCACCACCTCCGACACCTGGGGAAGAGGGGAGGGGCTCTGTGGTAAGCCGCAGAGCCGCAAGTGCCCGTCGGAGCTGTGTACGTTACCGCCGTGAGGAACTGCAGCACCAGGTTGACGATACGAACGGAACAATTCAGCATATTCACAGACAATTTGTACAGCTAGTtgacacaaaaaacaaactatTTTGGATGCATATTCTCCTCCAACGTGGTAGGCCAAGGCGCATTCAAGCTCCAGGCTCCAGGCTGTCCTAATCGAAGGCAGGGGCCGGCCCCTGGTCGCCGTTTTGCATAATTTCGGCTTTCAATCACACAAATCAGCTGTTCTCTAGACTCAATAGACGCCCAAGAAACGCGCGGCAGTGTGAAAAGGCTATATATTTAAGCTGTTTCTATATCTATCTCTTGctatcccacacacacacacgaacatgTGCTCTTTccgcagagagcgagagagagagagagtcgccTCAGCATTGTTGCTGAGAGAGCAACAGAGAACGAaggacagaaagagagaaagagcgaatCGACCGAAGCTTGAAACTGATTCAAAGACTCAAATGCAGCCCTGGTTAAACATCGATACACAATATATCGGCAAACTTTAAGGACTCCCATCTTTGATTTATATGTACTTTTTCTGTGTGCTTTGTCATTGCCAAGAcgtgtttctttttgtgttttttgatttttgttctttttttgctaCTTTTGCTACAAAATGCTACTAAACTTACCTCTGGAGATCGTTGACAAACTATTCGGTTACCTGGACGAGAAGGACCAACTGAATTTTGCCGACGCAGACCAAAAACTTGGAAGCGCTTTTCTCTTCCACGCCTGCGGACGATACGCAGAACTTGACTGTTCCAAATTCACAGACGACGAACTGAAAGTCATTCTGGCAACGTGCGGCAATTCTGTAGTCAAAATTAACATTGATCTCCTTGTGGGGAGGTCAGTTATAGAACTTGTGCCAAAGTATTGCTCTCAATTGGCATGCGCTCAATTGTGTGTATCAAATGGGAATATCACCGCAATCAAATCCATTTTAAGCATGAAAGACCTCGAATTCATTCAGATTTGGAGTCCGCATTATGTGGAATCGGATATTCTTCTTGACATTAATACAGGCTGCAAAAGATTGGAAATATGCTATATTTCGAATTCTGGGGGTAAGATTGTCCTATCCACGTTATTTAATATCGAATTATCTGACAATTACTTCGTTTTCATGTGGGCTATAGTCAACCACTTACCGAGATTGGAACACCTGGAATATTTAAAGATTTATTCGAACAGTAGGGCAAGCGTAAACCATATTCTTGAAGGATGCGTTCATCTGAAGAAGCTTAAGACTTTATGTGTATTAACAGCAGAGGACAACACGACAGGTTCAGTGGATCATTATCATGATTTAGTGTATTCTCAAGTGGAAAGCCTTACATTGATGTTCCGCGCATTGTGTTCAGTCTTGCCATCATGTCCGAAGCTCCGCTCGTTGACCCTGTTTTGCCACGAATATCGTAACGTTAGCATTGGACAAATCATCGCAAAATATGCACTCACATTGGAACGTCTGACAGTACAGTTAGAGGAGAAGCCAACTAACGGATTTACTGCAGAGGTTTTTCTGGA
The sequence above is a segment of the Drosophila pseudoobscura strain MV-25-SWS-2005 chromosome X, UCI_Dpse_MV25, whole genome shotgun sequence genome. Coding sequences within it:
- the LOC6900811 gene encoding uncharacterized protein, yielding MLNCSVRIVNLVLQFLTAVSEVVALVYLVMVLYAHCVLAGEFRSSVLMYVYFLPGITAESVIFVLCRVCCFTVGLDPIAIVFNLASGVLCTFTSLVLLLSMLDHCGNEYQYKFFIAGGFGLLAGILHLLNGVICNTYLPAEEWIYSKPSKRVRKRLHADWLRSLKN
- the LOC26534072 gene encoding uncharacterized protein; its protein translation is MLLNLPLEIVDKLFGYLDEKDQLNFADADQKLGSAFLFHACGRYAELDCSKFTDDELKVILATCGNSVVKINIDLLVGRSVIELVPKYCSQLACAQLCVSNGNITAIKSILSMKDLEFIQIWSPHYVESDILLDINTGCKRLEICYISNSGVNHLPRLEHLEYLKIYSNSRASVNHILEGCVHLKKLKTLCVLTAEDNTTGSVDHYHDLVYSQVESLTLMFRALCSVLPSCPKLRSLTLFCHEYRNVSIGQIIAKYALTLERLTVQLEEKPTNGFTAEVFLEVLGECKNLQSISTGTIKVITDVFNGHLDDFINILMTNGFNEQRRFLVTTGSSIAHEQMLKLETDYISSEIWNLLSFQLILQ